Below is a genomic region from Isosphaeraceae bacterium EP7.
AGAAATATCTCGACGCTGCCGAGCTGGCGATGGGCAAGGCGATCATGCTGCCCGATGCCGAAGGGCATCCGCCGATTGAGCTGATCGGCCTGAAGACGTATCCGCTGAAGCCGAAGGAGCCGGTCGAGTTCAAGCACACCCTGAAGCCGGGTCGGTACATGGCCGACTTCAGCCTCGTGCGGGTGGGGATCCCCGAATCGGTCCCCGCCCCCCGAATGCTGATCGGCCTCGGCAAGGACAGGCGGACCGTGGAGGCCGTGCAGATCCAGGATGAGACGGTCGTCTATCGGTTCTGGATCCAGGTCGCTGAAGGCGACGATACCGTCCATGTCGAGATTGCACCGGGACCGATCGCCCCCCCCAAGGACGCCAAGCTCGGGGATGTCGCCGACAACGTGAGCGGGGACAAGCGGTACGGCAATGACCGCGGCCTGCACGTCGATTCGATCGTCGTCCGCGGCCCGGTGGTTCTTGCGGCCAACTCGGCCCCTGAGTCTCATCGCAAGATCCTGGTCCGGATGCCCGAATACGGCGACCAGTCGCGGCTGGACGCAGGCCGCGAGGTCATCACAGGCTTCGCGACGAAGGCATTCCGCAGGCCGGTTCAGAACGATGAAGTTGACCGCATCCTCACGGTCTTCAGTCTGGCCGATGACCGCGGCGAGAGCTTCGAGCGTGCGATCCAGGTGGCCCTGACGACGGTCCTCGCGTCGCCCGAGTTCCTGTTCCTGGTCGAGCCCGATGAATCCAGCAAGGATCGCCCCCTGACGGAGTTCGAGCTTGCCAGCAGGCTTTCTTACTTCCTCTGGAGCAGCATGCCGGACGAGGAGCTGTCACGCGAAGCCGGGACATCGACGCTGCGAGCGAACCTGAGGAAGCAGGTCGTCCGGATGCTGGATGACCCGAAGTCGGGCGAGTTCGTTGGGAATTTCGCCGGCCAGTGGCTTCAGCTACGCAGGCTGGCGGGGGTCGCACCCGACCCGAACCTGTTCCCTGGGTTCGACGACACGCTCCGCGACGCGATGCGTAAGGAAACCGAGCAATACTTCGGGGCGATCCTCCGAGGCAATGGCAGCGTGCTGGAGCTGCTCGACTCGGACTACACCTACGTCAACGAAGCATTGGCAAAGCACTACGAGATCGAAGGGGTCAAAGGGGATGAGTTCCGTCGTGTCTCGTTGACAGACCGGCGTCGCGGTGGGGTCCTGACGCAGGCGAGCGTGCTCACCCTGACGTCGAACCCGAACCGGACCTCGCCGGTGAAGCGTGGCCAGTGGATCCTGCAACAACTGCTGGGAACCCCGCCCCCCCCTCCCCCGGCCGACGTCCCAAAGCTGGACGACAGCGAGCAGGCCTCGGGCGTCTCGTCATTGCGCGAGCGTATGGAGCTGCATCGGAGCAATCCTCAGTGCGCCTCGTGCCACCAGCAGATGGACCCGCTCGGGTTCGCCCTGGAGAATTTCGACGCGGTGGGTCGCTGGCGAACGAAGGACGGGGACTTCAAGGTTGACGCCTCCGGCGAGCTGACCGGCGGACGGAAATTCTCCGACATCAAGGAGTTGAAGCAAGTCCTCGGGTCGACCGCGACGAAGAAATTCTCGAGGACCCTGATCGAGAACATGCTAACGTACGGGCTGGGTCGCGGGCTCGAGCCCTATGACTTCTGCACGGTCGAGGAGATCCGTGGGCGGCTGACCGCCGACGATTATCGAATCCGGAACATCCTCTTCGGGATCGTGGAGAGCCGATCGTTCCAGTATCGGGGTGCGGCCGAATAGCGATTGCACCGCCCGAGCGCTCCTCGGAATCTCACATGCCAATGCGATGGTGACTGCAACCTTCGCGAATCGCGCCCGGCTCAAACGAGGTCATGATGATTCAGCCGACACGTCGGACGATGCTTCGCGGGATGGGCGCGGCCCTGGCCCTCCCCTGGATGGAGAGCTTCTCGGGCGTGGCCCGCGGGGCGGCCAAGGCGGCTGTCAAGCCTCCGGTGCGGATGTGCTGCTGGTATGTCCCCAATGGCGTGCACCTGCCGACCTGGTTCCCGCAGAACGAGGGGACGCTCGTCGACCTGCCCGACACCCTGAAGCCGCTCTCATTCGCCCGCGAGTACCTCAATTGCTTCCACGGGCTGACGCATAACTCGGCCATGACCAACGGCGACACCGAGGGATGCGGCCACGGCCAGGGCTCGGCAAGCTTCTTGACCGGCTCCCAGGCGTACAAAACGCAGGATGCCGTCAAGGTCGACATCTCGGTCGACCAGCTCTACGCCAGACATGTCGGCAACGCCACTCGCTTCCCGAGCCTGGAGCTGGGCTGCGAGTCGGCCCGGTCGGGCAATGCGTTCGGATACAGCGGGACCTACAAGACTCACATCTCCTGGCGCACTCCGACCTCGCCTGCCCCCTATGAGATGAATCCGAAAGTGGTGTTCGACCGGCTGTTCACCAAGGGAAGCAGCAGCCTCACCCAGGCGACGGTGGCCGATCGCGACTTCTACCGCAAGAGCATGATCGACTACGTTCTGGCGGACGCCAATCGGATCCGCAGCCGGGTGGCCAAGGCAGACCAGCGCAAGCTCGACCAGTATCTGACGGGAGTCCGCGAAGTCGAGCGGCGGATTCAGCATGTCGCAACCTCGTCGGAGCAACCGGGGGCCGAGTTCCCCAGGCCCGCGGGCATCCCGGAAGACTTCGACGACCACCTGAAGCTGATGTGCGACCTGATGGTGCTCGCCTTCCAGACCGACAGCACCCGGGCGTCGACCTTCATGCTGACCAAAGAGGCCAGCGACCGGAACTATCCCTGGCTCGGCTTCACCGACGGCCACCACGAGCTGTCGCATCACGGCGGCGAGGCGGAGAAGAACCGCAAGCTGCGTGAAATCGACCGGTATCACATCTCGATCCTCGGCTACATGGTCGAGAAGATGATGGGTGTCGAGGAAGCCGACGGCTCGACCTTGCTGGACAACTCCTTGGTCCTCTTCGGCAGCGGGATCAGCGACGGCGACCGCCACGACCACGTCAACCTGCCGGCCATCTTGCTGGGCAAGGGGGGCGGGACGATGCGTGCCGGGCAGCATCAGAAGCTCCGGGCGGAAACCCCGATGTCCAACCTCCTACTCGCCATGCTCCAGCAGGCCGGCGTCCCCATCGACCGATTCGGCGACAGCACCGAGCCGATCTCGGGCCTGCTCGCCTGAGCGACCCGGGCTTCAATGCTCTCCCCTCGCCGGATCACAACGGGCGAGGGGAGGGACGCGCCAGGGAGTCAGACCAACCCGCGAGAACGCCTCACCGAATCTGAGCGGCCGAACGAGGATCCGACCATCCCCTCACCACGAAGGGCCGAGTGCGGATGCCCCTCCCAGGCAACCTCGAATGCGCCACGAGTAGGAGCTTCGCCGTGTGCATTCGTCGCCCCATCCGGGCCATTGCCATCGTCGCCTGCGTCATCGGATACGGACCTTTCGCCTCGCCGGGTTGGGCTGTCGAGCCCACGGCCGCTCTCCTCGAACATCTGCGATCGGGCGAGGTCGAGGTGCGTCGTGATGCGGCGGCCAAGATCCGGCTGGCGGAGAAGAACGTCCAGCGAGAGGCACTTCCCGTCCTGATCGAACTCTTGCAAAAAGAGAAGGATGGCCAGGTACGGCTGGCGGTGCTCGACACGGTTACCTACCTCGGCCCCGACGCCGAACCCGCCGTCCCGGCGCTCGTCCAGACCCTGCGATCCGACTACGGAGGCCTGGGAAAAGAGGAGCTGCACCAGGATTATCGGTCGGCCCTGGCCCTTGCGACCGTGGGCAAACCGGCCGTCGAAGGGCTCCGCGGCCTCCTCTCGGAGAAGAAGGAGAGTGTGAGGGCCGAGGCGGTGATGGCCCTGGGCCGAATCGGGCCCAATGCCGAGGCGGCCGTGAAGGACCTGATCCCGCTGCTCGGTCATACGTCTGAACGGATTCGACGGGAGGCCTCGCTGGCGCTGGGTCGGATCGGCAAGCCCGCGATAGGACCTCTGGTCGACGCCGCATCGGGCGAGAATCTGCAGGTCCGAGCCCTGGCGGTCGATGCACTCGGGCACCTTCCCGCGACCGACGACATGACCCGAGGAGCGGTCCTCGCGGCGGCCCATGATGGCTCGCCCGAAGTCAGGGCGGCCTCGACGAGGTCGCTGGCCAGACTCGGGCTGCCCGAGGACGTCGTGCTACCGATCATCAAGGAGAATCTCCGGGACGAGGACGAACTTGTCAGGTTGGCAACGGTCGACCTCCTGGTTGGTCGACCGGCATTGCTCCAGCCTTTGGTGGCGGACCTGGAACAGCTGCTGACGTCCAAAAACCCGGGGATCTCTCGCCACGCCGCTCTCCTCTTGCGTCGAGTCGGGCCGGATTCCGCCCGTCTGCTTCTCAATGCCCTGGCCCGCAAGGAGAGCCGGATCGATCAGATTGCCGAGGCGTTGGGGCAGGTCGGCCGTCCGGCGGTGAGCCAACTCGTGACATCACTCCAGGACCCCGAGCCCCGCGTTCGCCGGGGCGCGGCCCTGGCACTCGGACAGGTCCGGCCGCTGGCGCCTGGCGTCGTGCAACTCTTGACGGCCGGACTCAATTCGGACGATCCAGAAATGAAAGCCTCGTTCCTTGCCGCCATCGGCTCACTCGGCCCGGGCGCCGCGGAGGCCGTCCCTGCGGTGCGAGGCTTGCTGAAGGACGAGTCCGAGGAGATCCGACTCCAGGCAATCTCCATACTGTCCCGGTCCGCACCGCGCGACGAGCGTCAGGTCGGCGACCTTGCGGGCTTGCTTGGAGACCCGAGTCCCCGGGTCCAGCGCCTATCGATCGAGACGATCCGCGCGCTAGGACCGCTGGGCCGCAAAGCGCTGGGACAGGTTATCGAGTTGCTGAAGAGCCCCAGCACGGATGTTCGCCTGGCCTCGGCCGAATTCATCGGCAGCCACGGGCAGTCGGCCGAATCGGCCGTCCCGTCGCTTCTCACGCTACTCGACGACCCGACTCCCGCTGTCCGGTCGATGTCCGCCAAGACGCTGGGCTCGCTCGGAAAGGCGTCGCAACCGGCCCTTCATCGGCTCGCTTCGTTGCTTGATGACGGCCAGGCGGAAGTCCGTTCGGCCGCAGCCCTGACCCTCGGGAGCCTGGAACTCGAGCCCGAAGCGATCCGTCCCCACCTGGCCAAGGCCCTCAGAGATACCGATCCTGACGTTCGGAAGTCGGCGATGGGGGCGATCCAGCGCCTGGGACCTCCGGGTGCAATGTTCATCCCGGACATCATCCTGATGGCCGAGAAGAAGGAGAACGTCGGCGCGGTTCAGCGCATGCTGCGCCGGTTCGAACGCAAAGGCCCGGACGCCCGCTCGGTGCCGGAACTCGTCAAGCAGTTGGATCACCAGCAGGAACCGGTGCGGCTCCTGGCGGCGAAATTCCTCGGCCTCGCCGGCACTCATGCCCAGGATGCGATCCCCATCCTGGAAAAGATGCGGGACGACCCGAGCACCGAGATTCGAAAGCAGGCCGAGGCTTCGATCGAGCAGATCAAGAAGGGCTCGGCCCCGAGCTGAGATCGAAGCGTCTGGGGACGATCCGGCGACAGCCTTGCCGGCGAAGTCCGGCAGGGCTGATGCGCTTCGAGCAGCCCTGAGCCCTCGAGCGCTCGCAGGTGACGAGCGGAATCGTTCAACAGGATCATGCGTCGACGAAAAAAGGGGCCCGAGGCCCCTTGATTGAACGTTCAGTGGAATGGCTGTCGTGAACCATTCCGGGTAGTGGAGGATAGGGGATTTGAACCCCTGACCTCTTGCATGCCATGCAAGCGCTCTCCCAGCTGAGCTAATCCCCCGGCTCTGGATCTGCTTCGGAAACAATCCAAAACTTCCGTATGAAACGGCCGTCTTGAATTCTTTCCGACGGGCGAATCATCCCAGGAAATGGGAGCGTTGTCAAGGATGGCCCCACGATCTGACCCAACATCAAAGGAGTCCAGGCGTTGAGATCGAGCTGGGCTCACGGTTCTTTCGCAGACCCGTGGGAGGATTGAAAGCGTCCTGGCCATACGGTCCTACCGGCGAACCTCGGGCAGAGGGTCTAGCCCTAACATAGAGAGAGTATGTAACGAGGTAACAAGACCTCGATCGAGGCAAGCGGTCTCGAGAGCGAAGGCTCGCTGCGTTGACACTGTCGATCGAGAGGGCGTATGATGACTCCGGGTTCGACGCGAATGCATGCACCCTTCTTCCTCGCGTCCCCTTCCGCTTCCGCTTAGACATGGTCCGGCATGGATGTGACTCCGCGCGGGGAGCCGAGCCGTCGCCCCATGGACCTCGGGTGAGATTCTTGATGCAGGGTTCCGAGTTCGGGCACCCCCAGGGACATCCGGAGGCAACCGGGTCGTGGCGACCGGCTGCGGCCGACGAGGCTCCCGAGATCGGGGCCGATCCCCCCACGGTCCGATCGGGCAACTCCGGCTCGACCAATGTCCGCAAAGGCGGGCCCGTACCCGACCCGACCCCGCTGCCCAAGCCCGGCGAGTCGCTGGACCAGTTCGTACTGGAGGACGGCATCGGCGTCGGCGGCATGGGGGCGGTCTATCGGGCCCTCGATGCCCAGCTCGATCGCTACGTTGCGCTGAAGATCCTGCCACCCGAACAGGCGGTCGACCCCGAGGTCGTCCAGCGGTTCTATCAGGAAGGGCGGGCCGCGGCCCGGCTCGACCACGAGAATATCGCCAGGGTCTATTCCATCGGGCACGACGCGGCGATCCATTACATCGCGTTCGAGTACATTGACGGCACGACGATCCGCCAGCGAGTCGACGCCACAGGGCCCCTGCCGGTCGGCGAGGCGGTCAATTTCACGCTCCAGATCGCCAATGCGCTGATCCACGCCTCGGAACGCGGGGTCGTGCACCGCGACATCAAGCCGTCGAACATCATCGTGACGCACCAGGGGCGAGCCAAGCTTGTCGACATGGGCCTGGCGCGAAGGTTCGAGCGCGGGGGCGATGAAGGGCTCACCCAGAGCGGGATGACGCTCGGGACGTTCGACTACATCAGCCCCGAGCAGGCCCGCGACCCGCGCGACGTGGACGTCCGCAGCGACCTCTACTCGCTGGGCTGCACCCTATTCCACATGCTCGCCGGGCGTCCCCCGTTCGCCGAGGGAACCGTTCTTCAGAAGCTGATCCAGCATCAGGAAGAGCCGGTCCCCGAGATCCGCGACATTAACCCGGATGTCCCTTCCGAACTGTCGGCCATCCTTAACAGGCTGATGGCCAAGGACCGAGACAATCGCTTCCAGACCCCCGAGCAACTGGTCCGAGATCTCCTGATCGTCGCCGGGAGCATGGGATTGCGGTCGACGAGCCCCGAGGGCCTCATCTGGATGGCCCCGATTCAGTCGCCCGCCTGGCAACGGCACGCCGCCTGGGCCCTTCCCACCGCAGGGCTCGTCGCGTGCCTTTGCTACCTCCTGCTCAGGCCCGAACCGGTCATCATCCCCGAAACTCAGCCGAGTCAGGCCATCCCCAAGGTCGCCGATTCGGGCGCGAAGACCCAGGCCGTGACCAAACTGGTCGAGGAGCCCACGAGCCCCCGCGTGGGCGCAAGCCTCGGCTCAACACTTCCGGGCCTTCCCGGCGAGATCTCGGTCGATTCGAGCCAGGATCTCTGGGCGTCACTGGTCCGCGCCCCGGCAGGTTCCGTGGTGGTGCTCGTCGACGACGGCCCATACCTGCTCAAGCCGATGCCGAGCGACCCCGACCTGCCGGCGCGACTGGAGTCTCCCGACCTGACGATCCGTGCCGGTGAGGGAGTCTCCCCCTTGATCCGGCTGGACCACACCGGCGAGCCGTTCGACTTCGCCCCGAGCGAGGCGGTGCTCAACGTCAAGGGCGGCCGCCTCAATCTCGAAGGCCTGACGATCCAGATCGACGGGGGTAGGCCCGAGCAAGATGGGCAGATCTCGGCCCTCCAGGCCGTTGACGTGGACCTGACCGTCCGCCGCTGCTCGTTCCGCCGGAAAGGACCGACCTCGCCGGGCGACCGATCCGTGGGGATCTCGCTCACCGCAACGAAGCGGCCGACCGCCGAGATGAAACGCCCCCCAGACGTCGAGATCGAATCCTGCCACATCGAAGGGGCATCTGCGGCGATCCACGCGACAGGTCCGGTCGACCTGACCATGCACGACTGCACGGTCGCGGCCGTCGAGAGCATCCTCTCCGCCGAGAATTTCGACCAGACGCCCACCGCGGCCGAATTCCGCCTCAAACACGTCAGTATCGCGGCCGGGACCCGGCCCGTTTTCGTTTTCATCGGTGAATCACCCAGAGTTCGGCTCGATGATTCCGTGATTGCACCCTCTCAAAGTCGCGACCCGATGATCGACGGCCCGCTCGTGCTGGTCGCCGCCGACCATCCCGAGCAGCTCGACTGGCGCGGGCGGAACAATCTTTATTCCAAGATCGACACTTACCTGCTCCCCTCCAGGGGGGCTGGCGTCCTCACATTCAAGGATTGGCTGGCCTACGGGCCTTCGACCCGCGAATCCAACTCGATTGCCCGGCAGGGCCCCGACTGGCGCGTGGGCAACCCGCTGGAGACGCTCGCCCGGACAGACCGCGACACCACGCACGCCTTTCAGCTTGTTGACGTCCCGGTCAAGCTGCCCGGTGTCGGCGTGACTCGCGGACCGCACGCCACGGCCGAGGCGGTGGCTTCGACGGCCCGCGATGCGACGTCCGACGCCCGTAATCCGAGGGCCGGGGGCACCTCGCAGCCCGCCTCGCTGAAGGACAGGATTCTCGCGGCGATCCCCACCGGAGCCCTTCTCCCCGACACACAGCCGAGCAAGACGGTTATCCGGGACAATCCGATCGGCGACGCGGGCGCCAAGGGCTCTCCGAGTCCGCCCACGGTCCCCATCGAACCCGGCGGGGGCGTCCTGGGGGCATCGGAGCCAGAGGCCGGCCGCACCGAGACGACGATCCGCCCGGATGGGTCGTCTCGGAAAGTTCCTCCGGGACTTACGCCCCCATCCCCCCGGCCAGGTGCAATCGTCCGCACCGATCGAGGGGCTCTTGCCGGCGTGGAGCCCGCTTCGGACTACCCCTTGATCCGCACGGCAGAGCAATTCGTCGAGCTGCTCGGACGCCCCGAGGCTCGCGGGGGGACGGTGATGATCGCGTCGAACGCGAACCTGGAGCTCCCCAGCACGACGGTCCGGGCCAGCGGCTCCTGGAAGATCCGCGGAGAAGCGGGCAAGACAAGGCCGAGGTTCACGTTCCGTCCGGAGCCCGGAGACGCCGCCAAGGGAGCCGTCTGGCCCGCCTGGCTCCACCTGGTATCCGGCAGGCTGAAGCTGGAAGGGATCGACATCGTGCTACCCGATGTCGCCGCCGACGGCATCAAGCGGGGGGTCTTCAGCGTCGCACCCGGCACCGACCTGACCCTGGACGTATGCACGATCACCGTCGAGGGGACCCGCGGCCCCTCGGCCGTCTTCCTCATCCACGGCGAAGGCCCCACGCGCGACGCGGCCACGGAGCCCGAGCCGCCGGCCGCGACCGTCGGTGTCAGCAATAGCCTGATCCGAACCGGCGGAGTCCTCGTCGACGTGGCCGCGGGCCGACGCGTCGATCTTGAGTTGAACAACTCGGTCGTCGGCACCGGAGGCCCGATGGTCGCTGGCCACGGCCTTCCCCGCGGCAAGCCGGTCGAGCGGATCAAGATCGAGCTGCGCCAGGTCACCGCCCGCGCCATCGGCGGCCTGGTTGAGCTCAAGGGAACCGATCAGGACCCCGAGCTGCCGACCGCCGACGTCCTAGCACGCGACTCCATCCTGGCCACCACGTCTGAGGGCGACCCCCTCTTCCGCGTCAGCGGCCCGGACAGCCTGGAGATGCTCCGCGATCGGATTAAGTGGGAGGGGCACGCCGTCGCTTATCACCAGATCCGAACCTACCGGATCGACGAATCGCTCAAGCCCGGCGGCCAGCCCAAGTTCTACGACCGAACGGGGTGGGACGACGCCGTGTCCCTTTCCGACTCGGCGCCCTCGCACGACAAGCTCAAATTCACCGGCGACTGGGACTCGGGCCAGCCTCCCTGGAGCCTCAGGCTCGACGACGTCAAGCTCGCGCCCGGCGCCACGATGGCAACTTCTGGCCCGGAACTCCAGCGAATCCCCAGCCCGCCCGCACGCTGAGGCGAACCCGGCCCCAGGGGTCGACGACTCTCGACGCGGCCCGTTCAACGCGGTTGCTTGAGCCGCTCGCGCACGAGATCGGGCAGATACTTAACCGGCAAGGTGCCGTGCGACATCACGGCCTCGTGGAAGCGCCCCAGCTCGAAGGCGTCGCCTTGCTCACGCTGCACCTTCTGCCGGAGCCGGTAGAACGCGGTTCGTCCGGCGAAATAGGTCGAGAGCTGCGTCGAGGACTGCTTCGATCGGATGACTTTCCCGAGGGCCTCCCCCTCGCTCTGGAAGGCTCGGCCTACGAGCAGCTCCATCGCTTGCGTGTCGGTCATGGTCTCGCAATGCATCCTGTGGTCGAGGATCGCGTTGACCACGGCTCGCAGGTAGAACTTCAATTGCTGGAGCCTGAGCTTCAGGTCGCCGTCACCAAACCCCTGGTCAAGCATCATCTGCTCGGTGTAGACGGCCCATCCCTCCGCGAATGTCCCCGATGAGAGGATCAGGCGGATGGGCGACGGGCACCGGTTCGCATATTCGAGCTGCACGTAGTGGCCGGGATAGGCCTCGTGGATGGTCAGGATCTTGAGCATCGCCCGGTTGTATTCTTCCAGATAGCTACGCACCTGCCGCTCATTCCAGCCCGACGGGGGTGGGCTGATGGCGTACTCGCTGGGTGCCTCGCGATCGAGCGGCGGGGCCGACTCCAGGTAGGCCACCGAATTGCCCCGCTTGAACTCGGGCATCTCCAGAATCTTGCAGCGGTCGGGTTCGGGGAGGCGGAGGATGTCTTTCGTGGTGATAAACCGCTTGATCGCGTCGACGGTGGAGCGAGCGTCGCGCACCAATTCCTCGGGCGTGCCGTGATCCCTGGCGATCTCGGCCAGGACGCGCCGGGTCATCGCGCGCCGACCCTCCTCGTCATCGGGAGGGACCGCCTCGATCGGGAACATCGAAGACCAGAGCACCCGAGCGATGACGGCCATCTCGCGCTCGACCCGGGTGGCCTCGGAAAGCGCCTCGGCCAGCAGGTCGTCGGCCGTGATGCCGGCGTCGATCTCCAGATCCAACTTGCGGGCGAACTTCTCCTTGCCGAGCCTCCAGTCTTCGGTCGCCCGGGCCAGCACGTCTCCTTCCAGGTTGCGCTGATGCGTCTTGAGGGCTTCGACGATCGCGTTCGCCCGCTGACCCAGCTCGCCTTGCCCGGCGGGCTCTCCGGCCAGCGTGAACAGCTC
It encodes:
- a CDS encoding serine/threonine-protein kinase, whose translation is MQGSEFGHPQGHPEATGSWRPAAADEAPEIGADPPTVRSGNSGSTNVRKGGPVPDPTPLPKPGESLDQFVLEDGIGVGGMGAVYRALDAQLDRYVALKILPPEQAVDPEVVQRFYQEGRAAARLDHENIARVYSIGHDAAIHYIAFEYIDGTTIRQRVDATGPLPVGEAVNFTLQIANALIHASERGVVHRDIKPSNIIVTHQGRAKLVDMGLARRFERGGDEGLTQSGMTLGTFDYISPEQARDPRDVDVRSDLYSLGCTLFHMLAGRPPFAEGTVLQKLIQHQEEPVPEIRDINPDVPSELSAILNRLMAKDRDNRFQTPEQLVRDLLIVAGSMGLRSTSPEGLIWMAPIQSPAWQRHAAWALPTAGLVACLCYLLLRPEPVIIPETQPSQAIPKVADSGAKTQAVTKLVEEPTSPRVGASLGSTLPGLPGEISVDSSQDLWASLVRAPAGSVVVLVDDGPYLLKPMPSDPDLPARLESPDLTIRAGEGVSPLIRLDHTGEPFDFAPSEAVLNVKGGRLNLEGLTIQIDGGRPEQDGQISALQAVDVDLTVRRCSFRRKGPTSPGDRSVGISLTATKRPTAEMKRPPDVEIESCHIEGASAAIHATGPVDLTMHDCTVAAVESILSAENFDQTPTAAEFRLKHVSIAAGTRPVFVFIGESPRVRLDDSVIAPSQSRDPMIDGPLVLVAADHPEQLDWRGRNNLYSKIDTYLLPSRGAGVLTFKDWLAYGPSTRESNSIARQGPDWRVGNPLETLARTDRDTTHAFQLVDVPVKLPGVGVTRGPHATAEAVASTARDATSDARNPRAGGTSQPASLKDRILAAIPTGALLPDTQPSKTVIRDNPIGDAGAKGSPSPPTVPIEPGGGVLGASEPEAGRTETTIRPDGSSRKVPPGLTPPSPRPGAIVRTDRGALAGVEPASDYPLIRTAEQFVELLGRPEARGGTVMIASNANLELPSTTVRASGSWKIRGEAGKTRPRFTFRPEPGDAAKGAVWPAWLHLVSGRLKLEGIDIVLPDVAADGIKRGVFSVAPGTDLTLDVCTITVEGTRGPSAVFLIHGEGPTRDAATEPEPPAATVGVSNSLIRTGGVLVDVAAGRRVDLELNNSVVGTGGPMVAGHGLPRGKPVERIKIELRQVTARAIGGLVELKGTDQDPELPTADVLARDSILATTSEGDPLFRVSGPDSLEMLRDRIKWEGHAVAYHQIRTYRIDESLKPGGQPKFYDRTGWDDAVSLSDSAPSHDKLKFTGDWDSGQPPWSLRLDDVKLAPGATMATSGPELQRIPSPPAR
- a CDS encoding DUF885 domain-containing protein encodes the protein MIVNPAAIAGVATPEDAKLASVFRDYLERVFRAEPLLATRLGDRRFDSELDDLSPEARKSNVERDRTMLADLPTLVDRASLSGDGRVDFDILEHHLVRNIWLAENTDPFVEDPRIYGDYFSDSVYLILSQSTQPREIKLRNVLSRMEKIPALVDVARSTIGKAPRVMVETAIRQTKGAIGFYQGELFTLAGEPAGQGELGQRANAIVEALKTHQRNLEGDVLARATEDWRLGKEKFARKLDLEIDAGITADDLLAEALSEATRVEREMAVIARVLWSSMFPIEAVPPDDEEGRRAMTRRVLAEIARDHGTPEELVRDARSTVDAIKRFITTKDILRLPEPDRCKILEMPEFKRGNSVAYLESAPPLDREAPSEYAISPPPSGWNERQVRSYLEEYNRAMLKILTIHEAYPGHYVQLEYANRCPSPIRLILSSGTFAEGWAVYTEQMMLDQGFGDGDLKLRLQQLKFYLRAVVNAILDHRMHCETMTDTQAMELLVGRAFQSEGEALGKVIRSKQSSTQLSTYFAGRTAFYRLRQKVQREQGDAFELGRFHEAVMSHGTLPVKYLPDLVRERLKQPR
- a CDS encoding DUF1592 domain-containing protein — protein: MTIRLNRLGCAFIVLWMGAGLSPTFGAEPGAKDAYRDKILPLLERFCIDCHSKDYSEGGVVLDLFESQDAAIKDGQTWLRVRDAIEGRIMPPVDSDQPTLEEFDAMIGWIENDFLAAQCGTRESSASVVIRRLNKQEYNNTIRDLLGLDLKLGDSFPADDIGFGYDNVGSALNISPVHVEKYLDAAELAMGKAIMLPDAEGHPPIELIGLKTYPLKPKEPVEFKHTLKPGRYMADFSLVRVGIPESVPAPRMLIGLGKDRRTVEAVQIQDETVVYRFWIQVAEGDDTVHVEIAPGPIAPPKDAKLGDVADNVSGDKRYGNDRGLHVDSIVVRGPVVLAANSAPESHRKILVRMPEYGDQSRLDAGREVITGFATKAFRRPVQNDEVDRILTVFSLADDRGESFERAIQVALTTVLASPEFLFLVEPDESSKDRPLTEFELASRLSYFLWSSMPDEELSREAGTSTLRANLRKQVVRMLDDPKSGEFVGNFAGQWLQLRRLAGVAPDPNLFPGFDDTLRDAMRKETEQYFGAILRGNGSVLELLDSDYTYVNEALAKHYEIEGVKGDEFRRVSLTDRRRGGVLTQASVLTLTSNPNRTSPVKRGQWILQQLLGTPPPPPPADVPKLDDSEQASGVSSLRERMELHRSNPQCASCHQQMDPLGFALENFDAVGRWRTKDGDFKVDASGELTGGRKFSDIKELKQVLGSTATKKFSRTLIENMLTYGLGRGLEPYDFCTVEEIRGRLTADDYRIRNILFGIVESRSFQYRGAAE
- a CDS encoding HEAT repeat domain-containing protein; translated protein: MCIRRPIRAIAIVACVIGYGPFASPGWAVEPTAALLEHLRSGEVEVRRDAAAKIRLAEKNVQREALPVLIELLQKEKDGQVRLAVLDTVTYLGPDAEPAVPALVQTLRSDYGGLGKEELHQDYRSALALATVGKPAVEGLRGLLSEKKESVRAEAVMALGRIGPNAEAAVKDLIPLLGHTSERIRREASLALGRIGKPAIGPLVDAASGENLQVRALAVDALGHLPATDDMTRGAVLAAAHDGSPEVRAASTRSLARLGLPEDVVLPIIKENLRDEDELVRLATVDLLVGRPALLQPLVADLEQLLTSKNPGISRHAALLLRRVGPDSARLLLNALARKESRIDQIAEALGQVGRPAVSQLVTSLQDPEPRVRRGAALALGQVRPLAPGVVQLLTAGLNSDDPEMKASFLAAIGSLGPGAAEAVPAVRGLLKDESEEIRLQAISILSRSAPRDERQVGDLAGLLGDPSPRVQRLSIETIRALGPLGRKALGQVIELLKSPSTDVRLASAEFIGSHGQSAESAVPSLLTLLDDPTPAVRSMSAKTLGSLGKASQPALHRLASLLDDGQAEVRSAAALTLGSLELEPEAIRPHLAKALRDTDPDVRKSAMGAIQRLGPPGAMFIPDIILMAEKKENVGAVQRMLRRFERKGPDARSVPELVKQLDHQQEPVRLLAAKFLGLAGTHAQDAIPILEKMRDDPSTEIRKQAEASIEQIKKGSAPS
- a CDS encoding DUF1552 domain-containing protein; this encodes MIQPTRRTMLRGMGAALALPWMESFSGVARGAAKAAVKPPVRMCCWYVPNGVHLPTWFPQNEGTLVDLPDTLKPLSFAREYLNCFHGLTHNSAMTNGDTEGCGHGQGSASFLTGSQAYKTQDAVKVDISVDQLYARHVGNATRFPSLELGCESARSGNAFGYSGTYKTHISWRTPTSPAPYEMNPKVVFDRLFTKGSSSLTQATVADRDFYRKSMIDYVLADANRIRSRVAKADQRKLDQYLTGVREVERRIQHVATSSEQPGAEFPRPAGIPEDFDDHLKLMCDLMVLAFQTDSTRASTFMLTKEASDRNYPWLGFTDGHHELSHHGGEAEKNRKLREIDRYHISILGYMVEKMMGVEEADGSTLLDNSLVLFGSGISDGDRHDHVNLPAILLGKGGGTMRAGQHQKLRAETPMSNLLLAMLQQAGVPIDRFGDSTEPISGLLA